GGTAGACCAGCGAGCCGGCGGCGCCCGCGGTGCCCCAGGCGGCACCGGTGATGATCAGGTAGAGCAGGCCACGCCCGACGGGCAGGCCGGAGGAAGTGTTCGACAACAGAATCTCTCCGCAGAAGCGCGCATGACAGCGCGGAAGTCCGAAGGCGTCCCGGCTCGGCGGGACGCGCCTGCTTCATCTGCGGGCAGCACCGTCCAGCCCGGCGCGCGCACGCGTCGGGCGAGTGCCCGGAGGCCCGCCTCAGGCGGCCGGGGGCGGAAGGACGAGTGCGTTCTGCTGCATGATCGGGACTCTAGGCCGCGGTGCCCCGCGCCGACAACTCCGTTTCCGCGCCACCGGCGGCGACCGGCTCGGGAGTGTCCTTGCCGGGCCCTGCGGACTGGGCGATGAAGGCGCCGACCAGGACGACCGCGCCACCCGCGACCTGCGGCGCGGAGAGGTGCTCGCCGAGCAGCACCCAGGCCAGCACGGTCGCGATGACCGCCTCCAGGCAGGCGACGACCCCGGCGACCTGCGGCGACAGCCGGCGCACGGACAGCACCCCGGTGACGTAGGCGATCACCGTGGCGACGAGCACGATCCAGGCGAGCAGGACGGCGGCCGGTACGGCGGTGCCGTTCAGGTCGGCGGAGCCGCCCAGCACCGACCAGTCCATGCTCCAGGGCCGGGCCACCGCCGTCAGCACGGCGGCGCCGACGAGCAACCCGTAGGCGATGACCCCGAGCGGGTCCGGTGCCGTCCCGCCCGCGTCGCTGCCCTGGTCGGCGAGGATGAAGTAGCCGACCTGGCAGCAGGCGGCGCCGAGGGCGAGCACCAGGCCGAGCGCG
This sequence is a window from Streptomyces rubradiris. Protein-coding genes within it:
- a CDS encoding EamA family transporter — protein: MPVHTSVSSQDSPGRGAGLGLALASALAFGGSGVAAKPLIEAGLDPLHVVWLRVAGAALVMLPVAVRHRALPRRRPALLAGFGLLAVAGVQACYFAALSRIPVGVALLIEYLAPALVLGWVRFVQRRPVTRAAALGVVLAAGGLACVVEVWSGLSFDALGLVLALGAACCQVGYFILADQGSDAGGTAPDPLGVIAYGLLVGAAVLTAVARPWSMDWSVLGGSADLNGTAVPAAVLLAWIVLVATVIAYVTGVLSVRRLSPQVAGVVACLEAVIATVLAWVLLGEHLSAPQVAGGAVVLVGAFIAQSAGPGKDTPEPVAAGGAETELSARGTAA